Genomic DNA from Streptomyces sp. AM 2-1-1:
GAAGACCGGTGTCGTTCTCTCATTCAGTGGGGTGTTCATGACGGATGTGACCGTGGTCGGTGGCGGACCGACGGGCCTGATGCTGGCCGCCGAACTCCGGCTGCACGGCGTCCAGGTCGTGGTGCTGGAGAAGGAGGCCGAGCCGACCCGGCAGTCCCGCTCCCAGGGCCTGCACGCGCGCAGTGTCGAGGTGATGGACCAGCGCGGCCTGCTGGAGCGCTTCCTCCGGCTGGGCCGCCAGGTCGTCTCCGGCGGCTTCTTCGCCGGGCTCGGCACGGCCTGGCCCGCGCACCTGGACACCGCGCACTCGTACGTACTCGCCATTCCGCAGGTCACCACCGAACGCCTGCTGGCCGAGCACGCCGCCGAACTGGGCGCCGAGGTCCGGCGTGGCCACGAGGTGGTGGGGCTGGAGCAGGACGGCCAGGGGGTGACCGCCGTTCTCGCGGACGGTACCCGACTGCGCTCGCGCTACCTCGTCGGCTGCGACGGTGGTCGCAGCGCGGTGCGCAAGCTGCTCGGCGTCGGCTTTCCCGGCGAACCCGCACGGGTCGAAACCCTGCTGGGGGAGATCGAGCTGGACGCGACGCCGGAGGAGGTGGGCGCCGTCGTCGCCGAAGTGCGCAAGACGCAGCTGCGGTTCGGGCTGATGCCGCTCGGCGACGGCGTGTTCCGGGTGATCGTGCCGGCCGAGGGGGTGGCCGAGGACCGTGCGTCCGGGCCGACCCTGGAGGAGTTCAAGCAGCGCCTGCGGCACTTCGCCGGTACCGACTTCGGTGCGCGCTCCGCGCGCTGGCTCTCCCGCTTCGGTGATGCGACCCGCCTCGCCGAGCGGTACCGGACCGGCCGGGTACTGCTGGCCGGTGACGCGGCGCACATCCACCCGCCGACCGGCGGACAGGGACTCAACCTCGGCATCCAGGACGCCTTCAACCTCGGCTGGAAGCTCGCCGCCGAGGTGAACGGCTGGGCGCCCGAGGGGCTGTTGGACAGTTACCACGCCGAGCGCCACCCGGTGGCCGCCGAGGTGCTCGACAACACCCGCGCGCAGATGCTCCTGCTGTCGACCGAACCAGGCCCCCGGGCGGTGCGCCGGCTCCTGACGGAGCTGATGGACATCGACGAGGTGAACCACCGCCTGATCGAGAAGGTCACCGCGATCGGCGTCCGCTACGACGTCGGCGAGGGCCATCCCCTCCTCGGCAAGCGGCTGCGGGACGTGGGCCTGAAGCAGGGACGCCTCTACGCACTGATGCACGCCGGGCGCGGCCTGCTGCTCGACCGGACCGGCCG
This window encodes:
- the rox gene encoding rifampin monooxygenase, translating into MTDVTVVGGGPTGLMLAAELRLHGVQVVVLEKEAEPTRQSRSQGLHARSVEVMDQRGLLERFLRLGRQVVSGGFFAGLGTAWPAHLDTAHSYVLAIPQVTTERLLAEHAAELGAEVRRGHEVVGLEQDGQGVTAVLADGTRLRSRYLVGCDGGRSAVRKLLGVGFPGEPARVETLLGEIELDATPEEVGAVVAEVRKTQLRFGLMPLGDGVFRVIVPAEGVAEDRASGPTLEEFKQRLRHFAGTDFGARSARWLSRFGDATRLAERYRTGRVLLAGDAAHIHPPTGGQGLNLGIQDAFNLGWKLAAEVNGWAPEGLLDSYHAERHPVAAEVLDNTRAQMLLLSTEPGPRAVRRLLTELMDIDEVNHRLIEKVTAIGVRYDVGEGHPLLGKRLRDVGLKQGRLYALMHAGRGLLLDRTGRLSVDGWADRVDHVVDGSDELDVPAVLVRPDGHVAWVGDDQRELAGALIRWFGGAVTSAP